One Fuerstiella marisgermanici DNA window includes the following coding sequences:
- a CDS encoding dienelactone hydrolase family protein, whose amino-acid sequence MKSQLLAIGLIFGGSLPTVGAQTPANTKPLTMEGDLASQMVDGIDRFLLRKIDEAPQTRDQFWDLDTSSVEAFNKSIQPNRERLAKMLGVRDGRIDFDSPERVATVATSNLIAVTDKFRVFAIGWPVLADPAPTAKNLASIYGEGLMLVPDSKPIADVVAIPHADHSPEQICGLAEGVPAASQYARRLAESGCRVIVPTIISRERSKRNGRADMTDREYLHRAAFELGRHLIGYEVQKVMAAVDWFEKDDDTDDPQIGVIGYGDGGMLALYAGALDTRIDVTCVSGAMGFDHELWKQPLDRNVFGLVREFGTAELATMIQPRGLVTDFVNWPEVELAGDGGAPAELKTPSQQLKQAIHEELDPAAAVNVRLVESGAQHIGMTNHFGDTEKFCDSVLGLFITAVAGNAADANRIKQSATPPSIETPDRTAAIAARHRRQFEEIDRHNQALLRESPFVRKEFMSKLDTSSVEAYEKSVEAYRDIFRKDVIGEFDEPLLPFNARSRQSWETEKWTGHEVVLDVFPDVFAYGVLLLPKDLKPGEKRPVVVCQHGLEGRPTDTFLDDHRAYHDFAAKLCEQGFITFAPQNPYIFKDRFRTLQRKANPLGKTLFSIIVPQHQQIVNWLKTQPNVDPDRIGFYGLSYGGKSAMRIPALVTDYALSICSADFNEWVRKNASTRLNYSYMWTGEYEIFEWDLGSTFNYFEMAALICPRPFMVERGHFDGVGTDDWVAYEYAKIRHLYAAKLGIAANTEIEWFVGPHTINGKATFDFLHRHLHLPPISSYRAVDERPTSEE is encoded by the coding sequence ATGAAATCACAGCTATTGGCAATCGGGTTGATCTTCGGAGGCAGTCTGCCCACCGTCGGTGCACAGACGCCCGCCAACACGAAGCCTCTGACAATGGAGGGTGATCTCGCTTCACAAATGGTGGACGGCATTGACCGTTTCTTACTACGCAAGATCGACGAAGCACCTCAAACACGCGATCAGTTCTGGGATCTGGACACGTCTTCCGTTGAAGCCTTCAATAAGTCGATTCAACCGAATCGCGAACGTCTGGCGAAGATGCTGGGCGTGCGCGATGGACGGATCGACTTCGATTCGCCTGAACGAGTGGCCACGGTGGCGACCAGCAACCTGATTGCGGTCACCGACAAGTTTAGAGTCTTCGCGATCGGCTGGCCCGTGCTGGCTGATCCAGCTCCGACGGCGAAGAACCTGGCGTCGATTTATGGCGAAGGTCTGATGCTGGTGCCCGACAGCAAGCCGATCGCGGATGTTGTCGCGATTCCTCATGCTGATCATTCGCCCGAACAGATTTGCGGTCTGGCGGAAGGTGTTCCTGCCGCGTCGCAGTACGCTCGACGCCTGGCCGAATCCGGCTGCCGCGTGATCGTGCCGACGATCATCAGTCGTGAACGCAGCAAGCGAAACGGTCGAGCCGACATGACCGATCGCGAATACCTGCATCGAGCCGCCTTTGAGCTCGGGCGGCACTTAATCGGCTACGAAGTGCAGAAAGTCATGGCGGCCGTCGACTGGTTCGAAAAAGACGATGACACTGACGACCCCCAGATCGGCGTCATTGGCTACGGCGACGGAGGCATGCTGGCGCTGTATGCGGGAGCTCTTGACACGCGTATCGATGTCACGTGTGTTTCCGGTGCGATGGGCTTCGATCACGAACTGTGGAAGCAACCGCTGGACCGCAACGTGTTCGGCCTGGTGCGTGAATTTGGCACAGCAGAGCTTGCGACGATGATCCAGCCGCGTGGATTGGTTACTGATTTTGTCAACTGGCCCGAAGTGGAGCTGGCGGGTGACGGCGGTGCCCCGGCGGAACTGAAGACGCCATCGCAACAGTTGAAGCAAGCGATCCACGAAGAACTGGATCCGGCCGCCGCAGTGAACGTGAGGTTGGTAGAGTCTGGTGCTCAGCATATCGGAATGACCAATCACTTCGGCGACACCGAAAAATTTTGCGACAGCGTGCTGGGATTGTTTATCACAGCCGTCGCTGGAAACGCGGCGGATGCAAATCGGATCAAGCAGTCCGCCACGCCGCCGTCCATCGAAACTCCCGATCGCACAGCCGCCATTGCCGCCCGCCATCGTCGTCAATTCGAAGAAATCGATCGGCATAACCAGGCACTTTTGCGCGAAAGCCCGTTTGTGCGGAAGGAGTTTATGAGCAAACTGGATACGTCGTCCGTTGAGGCCTATGAAAAGAGCGTCGAGGCTTATCGTGACATCTTTCGCAAGGACGTGATCGGTGAATTTGACGAGCCACTTCTGCCGTTCAATGCTCGATCACGCCAGTCGTGGGAAACTGAAAAATGGACGGGCCACGAAGTTGTGCTTGATGTCTTTCCTGATGTCTTCGCATATGGCGTGCTGTTGTTGCCGAAGGATTTGAAACCGGGAGAAAAGCGGCCCGTCGTCGTGTGTCAGCATGGGCTGGAAGGTCGGCCGACGGATACGTTTTTGGACGACCATCGAGCCTACCACGACTTCGCCGCAAAACTGTGCGAACAAGGCTTCATTACGTTCGCTCCTCAGAATCCATACATCTTCAAAGACCGCTTTCGAACTCTGCAGCGCAAAGCCAACCCGCTGGGCAAGACACTGTTTTCCATCATCGTGCCGCAGCATCAGCAGATCGTGAACTGGCTGAAAACTCAGCCCAACGTCGATCCCGATCGCATCGGCTTCTACGGATTAAGCTACGGCGGAAAATCGGCCATGCGAATTCCGGCGCTCGTCACCGACTACGCGCTGTCGATCTGCTCAGCCGACTTCAACGAATGGGTGCGCAAGAACGCGAGCACTCGACTGAATTACAGCTACATGTGGACGGGCGAGTACGAAATTTTTGAATGGGACTTGGGCAGCACGTTCAACTACTTCGAGATGGCGGCATTGATCTGCCCACGACCGTTCATGGTCGAACGAGGCCACTTTGACGGCGTCGGCACAGACGACTGGGTGGCTTACGAATACGCGAAGATACGTCACCTGTATGCTGCCAAACTGGGGATCGCGGCCAACACCGAAATCGAATGGTTCGTCGGGCCTCACACAATAAACGGCAAAGCCACCTTCGATTTCCTGCACCGCCACCTGCACTTGCCACCGATTTCGTCCTACAGAGCGGTTGACGAGCGTCCAACGTCGGAAGAGTAA